The Microbacterium sp. KUDC0406 genome includes a window with the following:
- the murQ gene encoding N-acetylmuramic acid 6-phosphate etherase has translation MTRDDDLREKLGTLSTEAVDPVYAELDLLDTEGQVELMLRQGVQAAEAVARQGDAIARAVDGIVGRRSTGGRLIYIGAGTAGRMGVLDASEIPPTYGTAPDEVIGLIAGGDVAVRAAVENAEDDDVAGRAAVDGIGLTAADAIVGVSASGRTPYVSGALARAQEIGAFTISLAGNAGAVISRGVDVAIEVDAGPEIVAGSTRLKAGTVQKLVLNALSTLVMVQEGKVLGNLMVDVQATNEKLRVRAQRIVMNATGCDLGTAASALEAAGGSAKVAIAIAASGADAPAARAALEEAGGRLRPALESLAAG, from the coding sequence ATGACGCGCGACGACGATCTCCGCGAGAAGCTGGGGACGCTCTCCACAGAGGCCGTGGACCCGGTCTACGCCGAACTCGACCTCCTCGACACCGAGGGCCAGGTCGAGCTCATGCTCCGTCAGGGCGTGCAGGCCGCCGAGGCCGTCGCGCGGCAGGGCGACGCCATCGCGCGCGCCGTCGACGGCATCGTCGGGAGGCGTTCGACGGGCGGACGGCTGATCTACATCGGCGCAGGCACGGCGGGGCGGATGGGCGTGCTCGACGCGAGCGAGATCCCGCCCACCTACGGGACCGCCCCCGACGAGGTGATCGGTCTCATCGCCGGCGGCGACGTGGCGGTGCGCGCCGCCGTCGAGAACGCGGAGGACGACGATGTCGCCGGACGAGCTGCGGTCGACGGCATCGGACTCACCGCCGCCGACGCCATCGTCGGCGTCTCGGCGTCGGGACGCACGCCCTACGTATCGGGCGCGCTGGCGCGTGCGCAGGAGATCGGCGCGTTCACGATCAGCCTGGCGGGCAACGCCGGAGCGGTGATCTCGCGCGGAGTGGATGTCGCGATCGAGGTCGACGCCGGTCCCGAGATCGTCGCCGGCTCCACCCGGCTCAAGGCCGGAACCGTGCAGAAGCTCGTGCTGAACGCGCTGTCCACGCTGGTCATGGTGCAGGAGGGCAAGGTCCTCGGCAACCTCATGGTCGATGTGCAGGCCACGAACGAGAAGCTCCGTGTGCGTGCGCAGCGCATCGTCATGAACGCGACCGGATGCGATCTCGGCACCGCGGCCTCGGCGCTCGAGGCGGCCGGCGGGTCGGCGAAGGTCGCGATCGCGATCGCTGCGAGCGGCGCGGATGCCCCGGCGGCGCGCGCCGCCCTGGAAGAGGCCGGTGGCCGGCTCCGTCCTGCGTTGGAGTCGCTCGCCGCGGGCTAG
- the murI gene encoding glutamate racemase, whose protein sequence is MNDAPIGIFDSGVGGLTVARAIRAQLPQESMVYIGDTAHSPYGPKPIADVRRYGLEVLDTLVEQGVKMLVIACNTASSAMLRDARERYDVPVVEVIGPAVRRAVSTTRNGRIGVIGTVGTIGSRAYQDMLEVNERLEVFAAACPRFVEFVEAGITGTPEVLATAEEYLAPLREAGVDTLVLGCTHYPFLRGAISYVMGDGVSLVSSDDETAADVYRQLVAGDLLASSDAQPTHVYEATGDSADDFTALANRLMGREVRDVQLVQTGVITLPHLSLEGNNV, encoded by the coding sequence ATGAACGACGCTCCGATCGGCATCTTCGATTCCGGGGTCGGCGGACTCACCGTCGCGCGGGCGATCCGGGCCCAGCTGCCGCAGGAGTCGATGGTCTACATCGGCGACACCGCGCACTCGCCGTACGGACCGAAGCCGATCGCAGACGTCCGCCGATACGGCCTCGAAGTGCTCGACACCCTCGTCGAGCAGGGCGTCAAGATGCTCGTGATCGCCTGCAACACGGCATCCTCGGCCATGCTCCGCGACGCGAGGGAGCGCTACGACGTCCCCGTCGTCGAGGTGATCGGCCCCGCGGTGCGCCGCGCCGTCTCGACCACGCGCAACGGCCGGATCGGCGTGATCGGCACCGTCGGCACGATCGGCTCGCGCGCCTATCAGGACATGCTCGAGGTGAACGAGCGGCTCGAGGTGTTCGCCGCCGCGTGCCCGCGGTTCGTCGAGTTCGTCGAGGCCGGGATCACCGGCACACCGGAGGTGCTCGCCACCGCCGAGGAGTACCTCGCGCCGCTGCGCGAGGCCGGCGTCGACACGCTCGTGCTCGGATGCACGCACTACCCGTTCCTGCGCGGCGCGATCAGCTACGTGATGGGCGACGGCGTCAGCCTCGTCTCCAGCGATGACGAGACCGCCGCCGACGTCTACCGGCAGCTGGTCGCCGGCGACCTGCTCGCCTCATCCGACGCCCAGCCCACCCACGTCTACGAGGCCACCGGCGACTCCGCCGACGACTTCACCGCGCTGGCGAACCGCCTGATGGGGCGTGAGGTGCGCGACGTGCAGCTCGTGCAGACCGGCGTCATCACGCTCCCTCATCTGTCCCTGGAAGGAAACAATGTCTGA
- a CDS encoding nicotinate phosphoribosyltransferase yields the protein MTTSTALYTDRYELTMLAAALRDGTASRPCVFELFSRRLSGGRRFGVVAGTGRLLALLRDFRFGEEELRFLRDGDVVDAATLAFLEGYRFGGTIRGYREGELYFPGSPILTVEGTFADAVVLETLALSVLNHDSAVATAASRMSIAAGERPLAEMGSRRAAEHSAIAAARAAYIAGFGATSNLEAGRRWGIPTMGTAAHSWTLLHDDEESAFRSQIDALGTDTTLLVDTYDIRAGVDLAIRVAGTSLGGVRIDSGDLPIVAAEVRAQLDELGATGTRITVTSDLDEYAIAALAASPVDAYGVGTSVVTGSGYPTASMVYKLVARQDAAGSWVPVAKASADKASKGGRKAAFRALADGTATAETIAVSAGFDEVDVPAEHPDARPLQVVLVERGDIDTSFEGTQGTASARAHHLRVREELPIRALALSKSDPAIPTLWVDAV from the coding sequence ATGACGACGTCGACGGCGCTGTACACCGATCGCTATGAACTGACCATGCTCGCCGCAGCGCTCCGCGACGGCACCGCTTCCCGGCCCTGCGTGTTCGAGCTCTTCTCGCGACGCCTCTCCGGCGGGCGGCGGTTCGGCGTCGTCGCCGGAACCGGACGACTGCTGGCCCTGCTGCGCGATTTCCGCTTCGGCGAGGAAGAACTGCGATTCCTGCGCGACGGCGACGTGGTGGATGCCGCCACGCTCGCCTTCCTCGAGGGCTATCGCTTCGGCGGCACCATCCGCGGATACCGCGAAGGCGAGCTGTACTTCCCCGGATCCCCCATCCTCACCGTCGAGGGCACCTTCGCCGACGCCGTCGTGCTCGAGACCCTGGCCCTGAGCGTGCTCAACCACGACTCGGCGGTGGCGACCGCGGCGTCCCGGATGAGCATCGCGGCCGGCGAGCGGCCACTCGCCGAGATGGGGTCGCGCCGCGCGGCGGAGCACTCCGCCATCGCGGCCGCCCGGGCCGCGTACATCGCCGGCTTCGGCGCCACCAGCAACCTCGAGGCCGGCCGCCGCTGGGGCATCCCGACCATGGGAACCGCCGCGCACTCCTGGACGCTGCTGCACGACGACGAGGAGTCGGCCTTCCGGTCGCAGATCGACGCGCTCGGCACCGACACCACGCTGCTCGTGGACACGTACGACATCCGCGCCGGTGTCGATCTCGCGATCCGCGTCGCGGGCACCTCCCTGGGCGGTGTGCGCATCGACTCCGGCGACCTGCCCATCGTGGCCGCTGAGGTGCGCGCGCAGCTCGACGAGCTGGGCGCCACCGGCACCCGGATCACGGTCACCAGCGACCTGGACGAGTACGCGATCGCCGCGCTGGCCGCGTCTCCCGTCGACGCCTACGGCGTGGGCACCTCTGTCGTGACCGGCTCGGGCTACCCCACCGCGAGCATGGTGTACAAGCTCGTCGCCAGGCAGGATGCGGCGGGATCCTGGGTGCCGGTGGCGAAGGCCTCGGCGGACAAGGCGTCGAAGGGCGGCAGGAAGGCCGCCTTCCGCGCGCTCGCCGACGGCACGGCGACGGCGGAGACGATCGCCGTCTCCGCGGGCTTCGACGAAGTCGACGTGCCGGCGGAGCACCCGGATGCCAGGCCGCTGCAGGTCGTGCTCGTCGAGCGCGGCGACATCGACACCTCGTTCGAGGGTACGCAGGGCACCGCATCCGCTCGTGCACATCATCTGCGAGTGCGCGAGGAACTGCCGATCCGCGCGCTGGCACTCAGCAAGTCCGACCCTGCGATCCCGACGCTCTGGGTCGACGCGGTCTGA
- a CDS encoding glycoside hydrolase family 3 protein — protein sequence MDDLTRLANGVVWPGFLGDDVPRWLESELRGGLAGVVYFAQNLQGDTAALSARIHEIAPHALIGIDEEGGSVTRLETSTGSTVPSAAQLGMLDDLDATYDTAAEIARRCAAVGVDVVLAPVADVNTDPRNPVIGTRAFGSDTALVSRHVAAAVQGIQDTGIAACAKHFPGHGDTHTDSHHDLPRVDATAAEMAEIHLPPFTAAVRAGVRAIMTAHISVPAWGEIPATLNSAVLGLLREDGFDGVIVTDALDMAAIRETVGIGGGAVRALAAGADLLCVGNPTNPGPAMMPDQDERDFRAARDAIVAALRSGELSRERVEEAARRVAAMAAQTADARGTGQEGALDAEGVVRRAMVVRGEVVAYPDGPATVVDIRRPSSLAVDSAAGHVATALAAGGPVIRRDAETADGEAVAEIVAGARTRRSILLVDRLDETSAQRAVATAVSGGAPDTAIVNVGVPSAGVPGATVLEVAAASLVAAQVARRILIGN from the coding sequence GTGGACGACCTGACCAGGCTCGCGAACGGCGTCGTGTGGCCCGGTTTCCTGGGCGACGATGTGCCGCGATGGCTCGAATCCGAGCTGCGGGGCGGCCTCGCCGGCGTCGTCTACTTCGCGCAGAACCTGCAGGGCGACACCGCCGCGCTGAGCGCGCGCATCCACGAGATCGCCCCGCACGCCCTGATCGGCATCGACGAGGAGGGCGGCAGCGTCACACGCCTCGAGACCTCGACGGGGTCGACCGTGCCCTCGGCAGCGCAGCTCGGCATGCTCGACGACCTGGATGCCACATACGACACCGCGGCGGAGATCGCTCGGCGATGCGCGGCGGTCGGCGTGGACGTCGTGCTCGCCCCCGTCGCCGACGTGAACACCGATCCGCGCAACCCGGTGATCGGAACGCGCGCTTTCGGCAGCGACACCGCGCTGGTCTCGCGTCATGTGGCCGCGGCCGTGCAGGGCATCCAGGACACCGGCATCGCCGCCTGCGCGAAGCACTTCCCGGGGCATGGCGACACGCACACCGATTCCCATCACGATCTTCCCCGCGTGGACGCGACGGCGGCGGAGATGGCGGAGATCCACCTGCCGCCGTTCACCGCGGCGGTGCGTGCCGGGGTGCGCGCGATCATGACGGCGCACATCAGCGTGCCGGCATGGGGTGAGATTCCGGCGACGCTGAACTCCGCCGTGCTCGGGCTGCTCCGCGAGGACGGGTTCGATGGGGTCATCGTCACCGATGCGCTCGACATGGCCGCGATCCGCGAGACCGTGGGGATCGGCGGCGGCGCCGTCCGGGCACTCGCCGCAGGAGCCGACCTGCTCTGCGTCGGCAATCCCACGAACCCGGGGCCCGCGATGATGCCGGACCAGGACGAGCGCGACTTCCGCGCGGCCCGCGACGCCATCGTCGCCGCGCTGCGCTCGGGGGAGCTCAGCCGCGAGCGGGTCGAAGAGGCCGCCCGAAGGGTCGCGGCGATGGCCGCGCAGACCGCCGACGCGCGGGGGACGGGGCAGGAGGGCGCGCTGGACGCCGAGGGCGTCGTGCGTCGAGCGATGGTCGTCCGCGGCGAGGTCGTCGCCTACCCGGACGGACCTGCCACCGTCGTCGACATCCGCCGTCCCTCGTCGCTGGCCGTGGACAGCGCGGCGGGGCATGTCGCCACTGCCCTCGCCGCCGGCGGGCCCGTGATCCGGCGCGACGCCGAGACCGCCGACGGCGAGGCCGTGGCGGAGATCGTGGCAGGTGCACGCACGAGGCGCAGCATCCTGCTGGTCGACCGCCTCGACGAGACCTCCGCGCAGCGCGCCGTGGCCACCGCCGTCTCCGGCGGGGCGCCGGACACCGCGATCGTCAACGTCGGCGTGCCGAGCGCCGGGGTGCCGGGAGCGACGGTGCTCGAGGTCGCCGCCGCGAGTCTCGTCGCCGCGCAGGTCGCCCGGCGCATCCTCATCGGGAACTGA